A genome region from Actinopolymorpha sp. NPDC004070 includes the following:
- a CDS encoding ABC transporter ATP-binding protein, whose product MLIRLLRAHLRPYTRPIALVVVLQLVQTLATLYLPSLNADIIDNGVVKGDTGYIMSTGGVMLAVTLVQIICAAGAVYFGARTAMALGRDVRAAIFDRVQEFSVREVGQFGAPSLITRTTNDVQQVQMLVLMTLTLMVSAPIMCVGGVLLALNQDVPLSALLLVVVPVLILAVSAIIRRMHPLFRQMQERIDTVNRVMREQITGIRVIRAFVRDSHEQERFAGANNSLMDVSLGVGRLMACMFPIVMVVMNLSSVAVMWFGAHRIDSGSMQIGALTAFLSYLMQILMSVMMATFMFVMVPRASVCAERISEVLDTETSVRPAASPVRQLHGHGQLDLRGVDFRYPGAEALVLAGVDLTARPGQTTAIIGSTGAGKTTLLNLIPRLFDADGGQVLVDGVDVRELDPALLSRTVGLVPQKPYLFSGTVASNLRYGNPDATDEELWNALDIAQARDFVEAMEGQLEAPIGQGGSNVSGGQRQRLAIARLLVARPEVYLFDDSFSALDYATDAALRAALHREIGDATIVIVAQRVSTIRDADRIVVLDEGRVVGTGTHTELMDTNQTYREIVLSQLTEQEAA is encoded by the coding sequence GTGCTCATCCGTCTCCTGCGCGCGCACCTGCGCCCCTACACCAGGCCCATCGCCCTGGTCGTGGTGCTGCAGCTCGTGCAGACCCTCGCCACCTTGTACCTACCCAGCCTGAACGCCGACATCATCGACAACGGCGTGGTCAAGGGCGACACCGGCTACATCATGTCCACCGGTGGCGTCATGCTCGCGGTGACCCTGGTGCAGATCATCTGTGCCGCGGGCGCGGTCTACTTCGGTGCGCGCACGGCGATGGCGCTCGGCCGCGACGTGCGGGCCGCGATCTTCGACCGGGTGCAGGAGTTCTCCGTCCGCGAGGTCGGGCAGTTCGGGGCACCGTCGCTGATCACCCGGACGACCAACGACGTCCAGCAGGTGCAGATGCTGGTCCTGATGACGCTCACCCTGATGGTGTCCGCACCGATCATGTGCGTGGGCGGGGTGCTGCTGGCGCTGAACCAGGACGTTCCGCTGTCGGCGCTGCTGCTGGTGGTCGTGCCGGTGCTGATCCTCGCGGTGAGCGCGATCATCCGGCGGATGCACCCGCTGTTCCGCCAGATGCAAGAACGCATTGACACCGTGAACCGCGTCATGCGCGAGCAGATCACCGGCATCCGGGTGATCCGGGCGTTCGTGCGCGACTCCCACGAGCAGGAGCGGTTCGCCGGTGCCAACAACTCGCTGATGGACGTCTCCCTCGGTGTCGGCCGGCTGATGGCGTGCATGTTCCCGATCGTCATGGTCGTGATGAACCTCTCCAGCGTGGCCGTCATGTGGTTCGGCGCGCACCGGATCGACAGCGGCTCGATGCAGATCGGCGCGCTGACCGCGTTCCTCAGCTACCTGATGCAGATCCTCATGTCGGTGATGATGGCGACGTTCATGTTCGTCATGGTGCCGCGGGCGTCGGTGTGCGCCGAGCGGATCAGCGAGGTGCTGGACACCGAGACCAGCGTGCGACCGGCCGCCTCGCCGGTACGCCAGTTGCACGGGCACGGCCAGCTCGACCTGCGGGGCGTGGACTTCCGCTACCCCGGTGCCGAGGCGCTCGTGCTCGCCGGCGTCGACCTGACCGCCCGCCCGGGCCAGACCACCGCCATCATCGGGAGTACCGGCGCGGGCAAGACCACCTTGCTCAACCTGATACCCCGGCTGTTCGACGCCGACGGCGGCCAGGTGCTCGTCGACGGCGTGGACGTCCGCGAGCTCGACCCGGCGCTGCTGTCGCGCACCGTCGGCCTCGTGCCGCAGAAGCCGTACCTCTTCTCCGGCACCGTCGCGTCCAACCTCCGCTACGGAAACCCCGACGCGACCGACGAGGAGCTGTGGAACGCCCTGGACATCGCCCAGGCGCGCGACTTCGTGGAGGCGATGGAGGGTCAGCTCGAGGCGCCCATCGGACAGGGCGGCAGCAACGTGTCCGGCGGGCAGCGGCAGCGGCTGGCGATCGCCCGGCTGCTGGTGGCCCGCCCGGAGGTCTACCTCTTCGACGACTCGTTCTCCGCTCTCGACTACGCCACCGACGCCGCCCTGCGGGCCGCGCTGCACCGCGAGATCGGTGACGCCACGATCGTCATCGTGGCCCAGCGGGTCTCCACGATCCGCGACGCCGACCGGATCGTCGTGCTCGACGAGGGCCGCGTCGTCGGAACCGGCACCCACACCGAGCTGATGGACACCAACCAGACCTACCGGGAGATCGTGCTCTCCCAGCTCACCGAGCAGGAGGCCGCATGA